Proteins co-encoded in one Chitinophagales bacterium genomic window:
- a CDS encoding NUDIX domain-containing protein produces the protein MSKIYINNIPVFLRVSETEDFLNNNREIMHVTYRDKKELLDLIRYIEQTEDLKEVHIIGENQSKIENDFFGFYKNIEAAGGLVFDPQGRGLLIFRYGKWDIPKGKIERREAVENAALREVEEETGIDNLVIQQPLLIPINRKNVTYHTYFQRNRRILKITYWFKMYCAIPKEGVPQEEEGITKVKWVEPEHFDLHLLNSWGSVGDVLTAVE, from the coding sequence ATGAGCAAAATTTACATCAATAACATCCCCGTTTTTCTAAGAGTTTCAGAAACAGAGGATTTTTTAAATAATAATCGAGAAATCATGCATGTGACTTATCGAGATAAAAAAGAATTATTGGATCTGATTCGCTACATCGAACAAACGGAAGACTTAAAAGAAGTCCATATTATCGGTGAAAATCAGTCCAAAATCGAAAACGATTTTTTTGGCTTCTACAAAAATATTGAAGCAGCGGGCGGCTTGGTATTTGACCCACAAGGGCGAGGCTTACTTATTTTTCGCTATGGTAAATGGGACATCCCTAAGGGAAAAATCGAAAGACGAGAAGCGGTAGAAAATGCAGCTTTGAGAGAGGTAGAGGAAGAAACAGGCATTGACAATCTGGTAATTCAACAGCCACTTCTGATACCTATCAATAGAAAAAATGTGACTTACCACACTTACTTTCAAAGAAATAGACGTATATTAAAAATTACGTACTGGTTCAAAATGTATTGTGCCATTCCCAAAGAAGGTGTCCCACAAGAAGAAGAAGGCATTACAAAGGTCAAGTGGGTAGAACCCGAACATTTTGACCTACATTTGCTCAACTCATGGGGTTCGGTTGGAGATGTATTGACCGCTGTGGAGTAA